The Populus alba chromosome 6, ASM523922v2, whole genome shotgun sequence genome contains a region encoding:
- the LOC118030699 gene encoding uncharacterized protein isoform X3: protein MRGLRLSDTLGSGFSCNGNNLAYVAGSPAPLNGYGLNRKQLSEIPFQDRPGPSISSSHTSSLGFTVQSAILPRAYPYMLFEGITTYTWPTGYKYFFHGIVDRIKRFIGLGLSQSIILNAMGYDESNGKIMLEKDTDKICFHPPQDPLLPRKIMAFQKLTKKLGGILFMSRYRSTAVHLLGGCNASSDSSGGVCNHKGQVFDPKTPATVHAGLYVCDASLIPCSVGINPSLTIATAAEHASRYLVQDILEYKNKISASVAAVDQNQFSVAGKNLENDNESTVLIKETMRGYVGGMPCTVHLKMKMQSENLKSCDKRSWFVGEPHPLLRGKAGGYVVLRAIEKDRLHVIDGEMDLCVVDGRTPYTQYMHYRLLLAAASGSRYILEGKKIMNPFQFALYAWRETTTLYICYI, encoded by the exons ATGAGAGGATTGAGGCTTTCAGATACTCTCGGATCTGGATTCAGTTGTAATGGCAATAATCTCGCTTATGTTGCTGGAAGCCCTGCACCCCTGAATGGTTATGGATTAAACAGAAAGCAATTATCAGAGATACCTTTCCAAGATAGGCCAGGGCCATCTATCTCTTCATCTCACACTTCTTCATTGGGTTTTACAGTCCAG AGTGCTATACTTCCAAGAGCTTATCCGTATATGTTGTTTGAAGGGATTACAACTTATACCTGGCCAACTGGTTACAAGTACTTCTTTCATGGGATTGTCGATAGGATCAAACGTTTTATAGGTCTTGGCTTAAGCCAATCTATCATTCTCAATGCAATGGGATATGATGAAAGTAATGGGAAAATCATGTTAGAAAAAGACACGGACAAAATCTGCTTTCATCCACCCCAGGATCCTTTACTTCCACGAAAAATCATGGCTTTTCAAAAGCTGACCAAAAAACTCGGTGGCATCCTTTTCATGTCTAGGTACAGAAGCACAGCAGTTCATCTTTTAGGTGGTTGTAATGCATCTTCAGATTCTTCGGGTGGGGTATGCAACCATAAAGGTCAGGTTTTCGACCCGAAAACTCCTGCTACTGTGCATGCAGGCCTCTACGTTTGTGATGCTTCTCTAATCCCATGTTCCGTTGGCATAAACCCATCTCTTACTATTGCAACAGCCGCTGAACATGCAAGCAGGTACCTTGTGCAGGACATTCtcgagtacaaaaacaaaattagtgcTAGTGTTGCAGCTGTTGATCAGAATCAATTTTCTGTCGCGGGTAAAAACTTAGAGAATGACAATGAATCAACTGTTCTGATTAAAGAAACCATGAGAGGCTATGTGGGGGGCATGCCATGCACAGTTCatctaaaaatgaaaatgcaGTCAGAGAATCTTAAGAGCTGTGATAAACGGAGCTGGTTTGTAGGAGAGCCTCACCCTCTTCTGAGAGGAAAGGCTGGTGGGTATGTAGTGCTCAGAGCCATTGAAAAGGACAGATTACATGTCATAGATGGGGAAATGGATTTGTGTGTGGTCGATGGCAGAACTCCTTATACGCAGTATATGCACTATCGACTTCTCCTTGCAGCTGCTTCTGGTTCCAG ATATATACTTGAGGGAAAGAAGATAATGAATCCTTTCCAGTTCGCATTGTACGCTTGGAGGGAGACAACAACACTGTATATATGTTACATTTAA
- the LOC118030700 gene encoding protein ORANGE-LIKE, chloroplastic, giving the protein MATFSLCSYHHRFLSPNLISSKTFSPSHGNPRLSFLSPKHDNSPSRILRSSPPTNSSDSLPSNDNYSSNFCIIEGPETVQDFVQMQMQEIQDNIRSRRNKIFLLMEEVRRLRVQQRIKNLKVVDENGEEDADEMPDMPSSIPFLPHVTPKTLKQLYLTSFSFISGIILFGGLIAPTLELKLGLGGTSYEDFIRSMHLPLQLSMVDPIVASFVGGAVGVISSLMLIEVNNVEQQEKKRCKYCHGTGYLACARCSASGVCLSIDPISLTSASDRPLRVPATQRCPNCSGAGKVMCPTCLCTGMMMASEHDPRFDPFD; this is encoded by the exons ATGGCTACCTTTTCTCTTTGCTCTTATCATCATCGTTTTCTTTCTCCAAATCTTATTTCCTCAAAAACCTTCTCTCCCTCACATGGAAATCCAAGACTCAGCTTCTTATCACCCAAACACGACAACTCTCCTTCTCGAATTCTCCGCTCTTCTCCTCCTACTAACTCCTCCGATTCTCTTCCTTCCAATGATAACTATTCCAG CAATTTTTGCATTATAGAAGGACCAGAGACAGTTCAGGATTTTGTTCAAATGCAGATGCAAGAAATTCAGGACAACATAAGGAGTAGGCGTAATAAGATTTTTCTACTCATGGAagag gtAAGGAGATTAAGGGTGCAACAGCGAATAAAGAACCTGAAAGTGGTCGATGAGAATGGCGAGGAAGATGCAGATGAGATGCCTGATATGCCGTCATCAATTCCTTTTCTTCCCCATGTG ACACCGAAGACATTGAAGCAGCTTTACCTGACAAGCTTCTCTTTTATATCAGGAATTATTTTATTCGGTGGCCTTATTGCTCCAACT TTGGAACTAAAATTAGGTCTTGGGGGCACCTCATACGAGGATTTCATACGCAGCATGCATTTACCGTTGCAGTTGAG TATGGTCGATCCCATTGTAGCATCATTTGTAGGTGGGGCAGTGGGTGTCATTTCATCCTTGATGTTAATTGAAGTTAACAATGTTGAGcaacaagagaagaaaaggtgTAAATATTGCCATGGAACTG GATACTTGGCCTGTGCTCGGTGTTCTGCTAGTGGTGTTTGCTTGAGCATTGATCCCATTTCACTAACTAGTGCTTCTGATCGTCCATTACGAGTGCCCGCGACTCAAAGGTGTCCAAACTGCTCTGGTGCAGGAAAG GTGATGTGCCCTACATGCCTGTGCACTGGGATGATGATGGCAAGTGAACATGACCCGCGATTTGATCCATTTGATTAA
- the LOC118030699 gene encoding uncharacterized protein isoform X1 yields MVCKEILWFIKIYFLQAGCTIRTKCQVQSVIKNPHGIFQPGGISRKRRWRVYINEIDYITSDWVILSAGVLGTTEILFRSQMRGLRLSDTLGSGFSCNGNNLAYVAGSPAPLNGYGLNRKQLSEIPFQDRPGPSISSSHTSSLGFTVQSAILPRAYPYMLFEGITTYTWPTGYKYFFHGIVDRIKRFIGLGLSQSIILNAMGYDESNGKIMLEKDTDKICFHPPQDPLLPRKIMAFQKLTKKLGGILFMSRYRSTAVHLLGGCNASSDSSGGVCNHKGQVFDPKTPATVHAGLYVCDASLIPCSVGINPSLTIATAAEHASRYLVQDILEYKNKISASVAAVDQNQFSVAGKNLENDNESTVLIKETMRGYVGGMPCTVHLKMKMQSENLKSCDKRSWFVGEPHPLLRGKAGGYVVLRAIEKDRLHVIDGEMDLCVVDGRTPYTQYMHYRLLLAAASGSRYILEGKKIMNPFQFALYAWRETTTLYICYI; encoded by the exons ATGGTGTGTAAGGAAATCCTGTGGttcatcaaaatttattttttgcaggCAGGATGCACTATAAGGACAAAATGTCAAGTTCAGTCTGTCATCAAGAATCCCCATGGAATTTTCCAACCCGGCGGAATTAGCAGAAAAAGAAGATGGCGTGTTTACATAAATGAGATTGACTACATAACATCCGATTGGGTAATTCTGTCAG CTGGAGTTTTGGGCACAACTGAGATACTTTTCCGGTCACAGATGAGAGGATTGAGGCTTTCAGATACTCTCGGATCTGGATTCAGTTGTAATGGCAATAATCTCGCTTATGTTGCTGGAAGCCCTGCACCCCTGAATGGTTATGGATTAAACAGAAAGCAATTATCAGAGATACCTTTCCAAGATAGGCCAGGGCCATCTATCTCTTCATCTCACACTTCTTCATTGGGTTTTACAGTCCAG AGTGCTATACTTCCAAGAGCTTATCCGTATATGTTGTTTGAAGGGATTACAACTTATACCTGGCCAACTGGTTACAAGTACTTCTTTCATGGGATTGTCGATAGGATCAAACGTTTTATAGGTCTTGGCTTAAGCCAATCTATCATTCTCAATGCAATGGGATATGATGAAAGTAATGGGAAAATCATGTTAGAAAAAGACACGGACAAAATCTGCTTTCATCCACCCCAGGATCCTTTACTTCCACGAAAAATCATGGCTTTTCAAAAGCTGACCAAAAAACTCGGTGGCATCCTTTTCATGTCTAGGTACAGAAGCACAGCAGTTCATCTTTTAGGTGGTTGTAATGCATCTTCAGATTCTTCGGGTGGGGTATGCAACCATAAAGGTCAGGTTTTCGACCCGAAAACTCCTGCTACTGTGCATGCAGGCCTCTACGTTTGTGATGCTTCTCTAATCCCATGTTCCGTTGGCATAAACCCATCTCTTACTATTGCAACAGCCGCTGAACATGCAAGCAGGTACCTTGTGCAGGACATTCtcgagtacaaaaacaaaattagtgcTAGTGTTGCAGCTGTTGATCAGAATCAATTTTCTGTCGCGGGTAAAAACTTAGAGAATGACAATGAATCAACTGTTCTGATTAAAGAAACCATGAGAGGCTATGTGGGGGGCATGCCATGCACAGTTCatctaaaaatgaaaatgcaGTCAGAGAATCTTAAGAGCTGTGATAAACGGAGCTGGTTTGTAGGAGAGCCTCACCCTCTTCTGAGAGGAAAGGCTGGTGGGTATGTAGTGCTCAGAGCCATTGAAAAGGACAGATTACATGTCATAGATGGGGAAATGGATTTGTGTGTGGTCGATGGCAGAACTCCTTATACGCAGTATATGCACTATCGACTTCTCCTTGCAGCTGCTTCTGGTTCCAG ATATATACTTGAGGGAAAGAAGATAATGAATCCTTTCCAGTTCGCATTGTACGCTTGGAGGGAGACAACAACACTGTATATATGTTACATTTAA
- the LOC118030699 gene encoding uncharacterized protein isoform X2, producing the protein MLNLKGELRVSFTELLKCFISLKGNGRGRFIHLLIQTFIRTYILQIPRGTRENFIVTDSCDKSYPSSTIDDIRTADGYIIRSRHWKNARNPLLLSREKVLNPILLLNGYTMESYWLPTEPHDLVRTLLEEGHEVWLLQTRLHPLNPANNATIEDIGKYDIPAAFGKILEVHGPSTKIHVVAHCAGGLAIHIALMGGHVSATHIASLSCTNSSMFFRLTALATIKMWLPLVPISMAILGKNKTLPLLEKSKGSSGHRLLKFIARCIPRYERCTCKECEVLSGIFGNAFWHENVSPALHLWLNTQSATKLPMSAFPHLRRICNSGYIVDSNGNNSFLIHPERMAISTLYISGGRSLLVTPETTYLANKYMKLHQPGFRHERAVVDGFGHSDLLIGEKSHEKVFPHIMSHIRLAEQEGNDLTPRKKYSKEALDWGDDPYREYGDFGCWFFALAIIFFFLLLHVLFW; encoded by the exons ATGCTGAATTTGAAAGGAGAGCTTAGAGTTTCCTTCACAGAGCTTCTGAAGTGCTTTATAAGCCTTAAAGGAAACGGGAGAGGAAGATTCATACATCTTCTTATACAGACATTCATAAGGACTTACATCTTACAAATACCACGAGGGACTCGCGAGAACTTCATCGTAACAGATTCATGCGATAAGAGTTATCCAAGCAGCACAATCGATGATATAAGAACAG CGGATGGATATATCATTAGAAGCAGGCACTGGAAAAATGCTAGAAATCCCTTGTTGCTTAGCAGAGAAAAAGTACTAAATCCTATCCTCCTTCTCAATGGTTATACTATGGAGAGTTACTGGCTACCAACAGAACCACATGATTTAGTCAGAACTTTGTTGGAAGAAGGGCATGAAGTTTGGCTATTGCAGACTAGATTGCACCCTCTGAATCCTGCAAACAACGCTACTATTGAAGATATTGGAAAATATGACATCCCTGCTG CATTTGGTAAGATCCTTGAAGTTCACGGGCCCAGCACAAAGATTCATGTAGTGGCACACTGTGCTGGAGGCTTGGCCATTCATATAGCTCTCATGGGAGGGCATGTCTCTGCGACCCATATAGCTTCTCTGTCTTGTACCAATTCTTCTATGTTCTTCAGGCTTACGGCATTGGCCACAATCAAAATGTGGCTTCCCCTGGTCCCA ATATCAATGGCTATACTAGGCAAGAATAAAACCCTACCTCTTTTGGAAAAATCGAAGGGAAGTTCTGGACACAGGCTCTTGAAATTCATAGCTCGGTGTATACCACGATATGAGAGATGCACGTGCAAGGAGTGTGAGGTCCTCTCTGGAATATTTGGAAATGCATTCTGGCATGAAAATGTAAGCCCCGCCCTGCACCTCTGGTTGAATACACAAAGCGCTACAAAGCTTCCCATGTCAGCATTTCCTCACCTGAGAAGAATCTGCAACTCCGGATATATTGTAGACAGTAATGGTAACAACTCATTCTTGATCCATCCAGAGAGAATGGCAATCTCAACGCTGTATATTTCTGGAGGGAGGAGTCTCCTTGTGACCCCAGAGACTACTTATCTTGCTAACAAGTACATGAAGCTGCACCAACCTGGTTTTAGACATGAAAGGGCGGTGGTGGACGGTTTCGGGCATTCAGATTTATTGATCGGAGAGAAGTCTCATGAGAAAGTTTTTCCTCACATAATGTCTCATATCAGATTAGCTGAACAAGAAGGAAATGATTTGACTCCAAGAAAAAAGTACAGCAAAGAGGCTTTGGACTGGGGCGATGATCCTTACAGAGAATATGGGGACTTCGGTTGTTGGTTTTTCGCGTTggctattattttcttcttcttgttattaCATGTGTTGTTCTGGTGA
- the LOC118030864 gene encoding small ribosomal subunit protein uS4y — protein sequence MVHVSFYRNYGKNFLKKPRRPYEKERLDAELKLVGEYGLRAKRELWRVQYALSRIRNAARMLLTLDEKNQRRIFEGEALLRRMNRYGLLEESQNKLDYVLALTVENFLERRLQTLVFKAGMAKSIHHARVLIKQRHIRVGRQVVNIPSFMVRVDSQKHIDFSLTSPFGGGRPGRVKRKNQKAASKKAAGGDGDEEDEE from the exons ATGGTTCACGTCTCCTTTTATCGGAACT ATGGGAAAAACTTTTTAAAGAAGCCAAGGCGTCCTTATGAGAAGGAACGTTTGGATGCGGAGCTGAAGCTTGTCGGAGAGTATGGGCTCCGTGCCAAGAGGGAACTCTGGAGGGTTCAGTATGCTTTGAGTCGCATTCGTAATGCTGCCAGAATGCTTCTCACCCTTGACGAGAAGAACCAGCGCCGTATTTTTGAGGGTGAGGCGCTTTTGAGGAGGATGAATAGGTATGGGCTTTTGGAAGAGAGCCAGAACAAGCTCGATTATGTGTTGGCTCTCACCGTCGAAAACTTTCTCGAGCGCCGCCTCCAGACTCTTGTTTTCAAGGCTGGTATGGCTAAGTCCATCCACCATGCCAGAGTGCTCATCAAACAGAGGCACATTAG GGTTGGGAGGCAGGTGGTCAATATTCCATCCTTCATGGTGAGAGTTGACTCGCAGAAGCACATTGATTTCTCACTCACGAGCCCCTTTGGTGGTGGACGCCCTGGTAGAGTGAAGCGAAAGAACCAGAAGGCTGCTTCCAAGAAGGCTGCTGGTGGAGATGGAGATGAAGAGGATGAAGAATGA
- the LOC140955706 gene encoding uncharacterized protein, which yields MEKQAEIELRPEDRGDDYDAIVVGSGYGGSVAACRMSTAGIKVCLLEKGRRWKAEDFPTDIWKIMSAVRYQNQNLGIRFGPEDALFQNDSLAAVACGLGGGSLINAGVMLPTPIRARRNLKWPKEWERDWDVCESSAAAMLRIQSSSVKFPIAKVMGEIAEAEFEANIESSVKLSVNFDVEEPPSNPPRPEQINSCFACGNCLAGCPYNAKNSTDKNYLISAIQM from the exons atggagaaacaagCAGAGATAGAACTAAGGCCTGAAGACAGAGGAGATGATTATGATGCTATTGTTGTGGGGTCTGGATATGGTGGTTCTGTTGCTGCTTGTCGAATGTCAACGGCGGGAATAAAGGTTTGTCTGCTAGAGAAAGGTCGGAGATGGAAAGCAGAGGATTTCCCAACTGACATCTGGAAGATTATGTCAGCTGTGAGGTATCAGAACCAGAACTTAGGCATCAGATTTGGACCAGAGGATGCTTTATTTCAG AATGATTCTTTAGCAGCAGTGGCTTGTGGACTTGGTGGAGGTTCCCTCATCAATGCTGGAGTGATGCTGCCAACACCAATTCGTGCTAGAAGGAATCTAAAATGGCCAAAGGAATGGGAAAGAGATTGGGATGTTTGTGAGTCTTCTGCTGCAGCAATGCTGAGAATTCAAAGCAGTTCAGTCAAATTTCCTATAGCCAAAGTCATGGGAGAAATAGCTGAAGCAGAGTTTGAAGCAAATATTGAGAGTTCTGTGAAGCTAAGTGTGAATTTTGATGTTGAAGAACCTCCTTCTAATCCACCAAGGCCTGAGCAGATTAATAGCTGctttgcctgtggaaattgtcTTGCTGGGTGTCCTTACAACGCCAAAAATTCTACCGATAAAAACTATCTAATATCAGCAATACAG ATGTGA